From the genome of Haloarcula taiwanensis:
GAGTTCGTCGTCGAACACACCACGCGGGGCGTCTACGAGAACTTCTTCGAGCCGCTGCTGGACGCGAAGTTCGGCGACCGGAAAGACGACGTGAGCGCCGCGTGGCTACTCGGCCGGGTCAAGTTCCGCGGCGAACGGGACATCCTGAACGGCGAGATTCTGGGCTACTTCGACGGCGGGTTCGGCCGCCTGCTCGACGCGCTGGTCGAGGCCGTGGGCCGCGAGAACATCGAGACGGGCACGCGCGTGACAGCGGTCGATACGGGCGGCGGGGCCGTCTCGTCGCTGACCGTCTCCGACGGCACCGGGACGACGACACACTCGGTCGACGATGTCGTCGTCGCGGCGATGCCGAACGTGCTTGAGGACCTGACCGGCTACGCCTGCGACATCGACTTCCAGGGGACGGTGTGTTCGGTCATCAGCATGGACGAGTCCCTGCTAGATACGTACTGGCTGAACATCGCCGACGACGCCCCGTTCGGCGCGCTCATCGAGCACACGAACTTCGTCTCTCCCGAACGGTACGGCGGCGAGCATCTGCTGTACGTCGCTCGCTACATCCAGAACGAATCTGAGGCGATCTGGCAACAGAGCGACGACGAGGTCGCCGAGACGTGGCTCTCGGGCATCGAGTCGCTGTTCCCCGAGTTCGACCGCGACGCCGTCAACTGGGTGCGGACGGCCCGCAACCCACGGACGGCACCGGTTTACGAGCGCGGGTATCTAGATATGGTCATCCCCTACGACCTCGGCGACGCCGTCGCGGACGGGCTCTACTACGCCGGCATGGCCTCGCGGGCACAGTACCCGGAGCGGTCGCTCAACGGCGGTATCGTCGCGGGTTTCGAATGCGCCGACCGAATCGCGGACGGCTCGGCGGCGACCGATGCAGAATCGCCGCTCTCCGAAGCCCGGCGCTGAGACGCCCGCTAAAGTTCCGCGGTCCGAGACGCCGTTCGTCGCTCAGTCCCCGGCCGCGTTCTCCACGTCGTCCTCGTCGATGACCGGCGCGTCGGTCGCGCTCACATCGTCCGGTTCCTCGCGGCCGCCACCGACAATCGTCTCGCCGTCCTCTGTTTCGACATACACGTCGTCGGCGAAGCCACCGACGGCATGGGGGTGTTCCGGCTGGTCCAGCCGCTCCGGCGTGGACGGCGCGTCGGCGACGCCGTCGGCCGGGCGGAAGGAGCCGAGCGGGTCGTCGATGGTGATGCCGTGGGTCTCGAAGAAGTCCGCGTACCGCTCGTAGTGGGCTTCCAGTTCCTCGGCCGGGAACTCCATCATCTCCGTCCAGCCGTGATTGTAGAAGTCGAAGTTGGCCTGGATGTGGGTTATCTCGCGGGCCTCGGCCTCGGAGTAGTCCGCCTCCAGTGCGGCCACGTAGGTGTCCATCGTGGCGTCGAAAAAGTCATCGAGGTGGTCGCGCCGCTCCTCTCGGTGTGCCTCGTCAGCCTTCCCGAGGAAGATTTTGGTGTGGAGTTTCACCAGCCCGTAGTTGGCCACCGACCGGACACCGGGTGTGGTCAGCGCCTTCTTACTCGCCCAGTGGCGCGGGTTCTGGTAGATTTTCATTTCAGAATCGAATACGGGCCCAAGCGCCTTCAAATCCCCGACTATCGGTGTGTTCAGTGCGCTATCGGAAACGATACACAGATAGCAATCCACATTAGGCCTGATTTCGTATCGGCCGTACATGAGCACGTCGCACGTAATCATCGGTGACGGCATCGCGGGTGCGTCCGCAGCCGAGACAATCCGGGAAGCGGACCCGGACGCGTCGGTCACAGTCCTGACCGACGAGGGGGAGGCACTGTATAACCGGATCCTCATCAAGGAGTTCGCCAAGGGGAAGCTGCCGGAAGCGCCCATCTCCATTCACGAGCCGGAGTGGTACGACGAGCGCGACATTGACCTGCAGCTGAACACCCACGTCACGGACATCGACCCCGACGCCCACGAGATCCAGACCCACGAGGGCGACACCTACGAGTACGACAAACTGCTCGTCGCGACGGGCGGGACGCCGGCACAGCTCCCGGTCGAGAACAGCGACGCCGACGGCATCCACCACTTCTGGACGTTCCAGGACGCGCGTGGCATCCGCGAGCACGCCGACGAGGCCGACCAGGGCATCATCGTCGGCGCGGGCCTGCTCGGCATCGACCTCGCCGCCGTGTGCGCCGCACAGGAAATCGACGCGAAGTACCTGATGCGTGGCAACCGCTGGTGGCGCTACGCGCTCTCGGAGGACGGCGCAGAGATCATTCACGAGGCGCTCGAAGAGAACGGTGTCGAACCCGTCTTCGAATCCGGCGTCGACCACTTCGAAGTCGATGACGATGGCAAAGTTACCGGTGCGGTCGACCCTGACGGTAACCACTACGACGGCGAATGGGCCGGCGTCGCTATCGGCCTCGATTTCAACACCGAGTTCCTCAACGGGACCGGGCTCGAACTCGACGACGGCGTCGTCGTCGACGAGTACATGCAGACCAACGTCGAGGACATCTACGCCGCGGGCGACCTCACCCAGTTCTACGACACCATCCTCGACTCCCAGGCGCAAAACGGCGCGTGGGGTTCGGCCAAGGAGCAGGGCTCGGTCGCCGGAACGAACATGGTCGCCGACGCCGAGGAGAAGGAGTTCCGCTGGGTCTCCTCGTACTCCATCACGCACTTCGACTTCCCGTTCCTCTCCTTCGGTCACCCGACCCGTGGCGACGACGAGGCCGAACGGAAGTACTCCGACAGCGAGTGGCGGCGGCTCGCGTTCGAGGACGGACAGCTTATCGGCGGCGTGCTGATCGGCGACCTCTCACAGCAGTCGGCGTTCAAACAGCTCATCCGCGAGGAGCGACAGGTCGCCGACAAGAAGGAACTGCTACTGGAGAAGGAAGTGGACCTCGAAGAAGTGAAGGCGCAGACGCCCGCGCCGGCCGAATAAGGCCAGTCGACACCGATATTTTTACGCACTGCTGACGTAGCGACGCACATGCGTGACGCCCTTCCCCGCGCCGTTGCCTGGCTCACCCGCCGGGGCGACCAGTCAGGTGAGGCAGACGAACCAAGCGACGACAGCGGCGGCTTTGCCGGCTCGTTGCTCGATGCGTCGGTCAATCATGGGCACGGTCAAGGCAACCCACAGGCTACCGGCGAGATGGCGGCGGTGCGAGAGGAGGCCGACAGGCTCGCGCAGGCGGACAAGAATCGTGAGTAACTGCCCGCGGGAGAACGACGCTCTTTTTTCGCCCTAAAGCGGAGAGTCGCGTATGGATGGCGGCAGCGGCGATATGACACTCGCGTTCGACCTTGACGCCCTCAAGCAACTGGCCTACCCTGACAGCGTGTTCAACGACGCGCGCCAGTGGTCCGAGTACGTCGGCGTCATCTCCGAACAGCCCACCTACGTCGTGACCAACTTCACCCGGAAACACCGGATCAGACAGGACTTCTTCTCCGGCCCGCGCGGCCGCGAGGAGAGTCTCGAAAACGTCAAAGAGCAGTTCGACACCGACCGGCACGTCTTCGTCGGTGCGGACGACGAGGACGCCGACCTCGCCGAAGCGGCGGGCTGGGAGTACCTCCCGGTCACGCAGGCCGCGGAGGCGGCCGAGTGGGACCTCGGCGACCCGGAGACACCGGACGCGACAACCGACGAGGACGAGGCGCGCGACGACTGGCCGTAGGCGACACACTCCCGCTGTCGGCGGGAATCTACGCTTCGACTAGTTTTATATTTTCCCGGAGAGCGACTGAAGATATGGCCCTCCAGATCGGCGATGCCTTGCGTAGCGGTCTCGATACCCTCCTCAGTGAGGACGGACTCCTTGTTACTGGCGTTTTCCTCCTGTTCAACCTCGGGAACACTGTCGCAAACTCTTCGTTCACCGAAGCGCTGTTCGACGAAGTGATGGACATGGGCGGTCCCGCTGGGCCGGGCGGCTCCGCCGGGGCAGGTGCACCGGGGTTTTCGGTGTCAGATTTCACCGGGCCGTTCAGTCTTGATATCGCATTGCCGGTTGCCGTCGTGATGGTCCTCCTGTTTCTGGTTGTCGGCCAGCTCGTCAAATTCTGGGGGATCAGGCTCTTCACCGAGCCACAGGAGATCATGGACGAGAATACGTCCGAGCGGGCCGTTATGGCCGCCGTCCTCGGTGGCGGCGTCGCAGTCGTCACGTTCGCAGCCTCGATGAGTTCGACCGCGCTGAACGTCAGCGGGCGTCTGCTGCTTGGGGGACTAGCTGGTCTTCTTGGCGGTCTCCTGTCTCTGATCGTCGGTCTCGCCTTCGTCTACCTGCTGCAGTCGATTGCCCTGTACGACGGCGGTTACGTCGACACGCTCAAGCACTGCGTCGCGCGGTTCATGGATGCCCCGGCACAGATCATCGTGCTTCTGTTTCTCCTGTTGCTTCTCGGGATCATCCCGGGCATCCCGTCTACGGCGTCAGTTATTTCGGTGTTCCTCCCCGGCTCGTTTGACTTACCGTCCCAGTCGGTGCTGCAGGTCGCGTCAATGGTGTTGAACGCACCAGTGCAGGCGTTCAGTCTCGCAGTGATTACGGACGCGTACCTGCAGGTGCGGGCGGACCGGGACGACGAGTTCTGAGAGCTGGACTCGCGTGCCCTCTTGATACTGGTTTCGGGCCGTCGACCGGGCGGTGTTTAGCTCAAAAACATTTATTCAGCTTTATGTCTCCCCCATCAGGGGTACTGTGTATGGCCCTCCAAATCGGCCGTGCCTTCCAAGACGGTATCGACGAACTACTCAGTGAACGCGGGGCGGTGTTTGCCGGCGTATTCATCGTCTACGGATTACTCAGCTCTGTCGTCTGGGCGTCGCTTTCGCAGGCGTTCACAGAGCTGTTTCTGGGGCAATTGCCGAGCGATGCACAGGTAAATCAGGCGGCAATGGCTGGTGGGACACCACTGGCACTCGACCTGCCGCTTGCAGTTGCTGGCGTCGGTGCGCTCGTGCTGCTTGTCGTCAACGAGGCGCTGAATGTTGTCGCAATCCGTGCCTTTGCCAGCGGTGACCGTGAACCGATTCCCGACAATGTGGGCCGGCGGCTCGGGAAGACCGTTGCAGTCGCAATCGTAGCCGGCATTCTCACCACTATCGCAGTGGGGATCGGCATTATTCTGCTCGTCATTCCCGGACTGGTGTTTGCACTCCTGTTTTTCTTTGTCCGACAGGAAATTGCACTGAACGACAGCGGCGTTATCGAGTCTATCAGCAACAGTGTTAGTGTCGTCATCGACAACCTCCTCGCTACGTTTGTCCTGGCCGTTGTTCTCTCGGTGCTCGGACTCGTTCTTGGAGGCGGCTTCAGTTTCCTCCCGGTTCCGTTGCCGCCGATGGTCTTGACGACGGTCTCGACTGTCTTCTCAAGTGTCGTCAGCGTCTTCTCCATCGCTGTGACGACCGTGGCGTACCTCCAAGCAACGGAGTCCAGCTACACACAGGAAACAGCGTCTATCGGCGGGCTCTGAACCACTGTAGTTCGTATCGCGGCCTTTAACCACGCGAACGACCAATCTCAAGTAATGGCTGAACCGCGCGTGCCCGGCGGGCGCGAGTCCGAACTCGAACTGGCCTGTGGCGAACTTGTCGACACGCATGACCTCCATCTGGGCATGCGGGAGTTCGCGTGTGACTGCGGGAAGACACACGCCGTCGTGCTCGACCCGCACCCGCTGGCACGCTTCGTGCCGGAGTTTCTCACCGAGGTGCTGCACGCGACCATCGAGACCAACGACGACTACGACGAGTTCACCACCGTTCACCTGATGGGTGTCGTGATGGAGGAGTTCCCCGAAAAGGTCGTCGCCGCCGACACCAGTGAGGACGGGTCGGTCGGGTTCTCGCTTGCGTGGGTAAGCGACTTCGACTCCCGTCGCCTGCACGAAATCGTCGTCGAACTGCTCGTGGAACTGATGGAACACGCCATCAGCCACGCCGAGGACGACGAGGTGATGGCGGAGTTCGAGGAGCAGATGCTCCAGTTCGACGTCGACGCGTTCGTCGAGCAGTACCGCGACGAGCGTGACTTCGACGGCCGATCGGACACCGCTATCTGAAACAGACACCGACCTGAGTACTTAGTGTGGTGCACTCACACACCCACATATGGCAGGTCGTCTCGCGGTCCTGCTCGTACTCGTGCTTTTGACCGGCTGCGGAGCCTTCGGCGGGGCGGAACGACAGACGGTAACCCCGGTTCCGGTCCCAGAGCAGCCACAGGACAGCCGGGCCGTCCCCGCTGTGACCGAGAACGCTGTCGACGCCAGGCGACTCGCGGCGGGCCACCGGCGCGCGACCCGGAACCGCTCGTACGTGCTGGGGATGCGGCTCTCGCTGGAATGGGGGACTCAAATCGTCAGCTTCGTCGTCGAAGACAGGTATCGCTATCAGTTTCGGACCGAAATCATCAACAAAAATTACACCAAGCGAGTGTACAACACCCGGAATCGGCGCTATGTCTACGACGAACGTGCACAGGGTGCATGGAGCGCAACGAGGCGGCCAACCCCGGTCCGCGAGGTGCTCGACCCTGATCCCGCTCGACTCATCGAAGCATATCTCGCAACGAACGTCAGCGTCAAGCGGCCGAGGGACGGCTGTGACACCTGTCCCGTGATACTCACAGCCACGGAGCCCCCTGCGGCGTTCGAACCGGCCGACAATTACAGCGTGCAGGCGACTGTCCGGCCGGACGGACTCGTCCAGTCGTTCACTGTCTCGTACTGGGATCGTTCCAGAAAGGCTCGGGTCAGTTACGAGATCAGGTACTCCGCGATCGGCGAGACAGCCGTCTCCAGACCGACGTGGGTCCGAAAGCGCTGGGGGAACGCGACAGACAACGACCCTGTCCTGTCCGACAGCCAGCGACGCGCCGCCGTCGGCTGATTTCCCGAAATCAGCCGTCTGACTGTTGTCTGACGGTGTTATATGGTAGTTGCGGTGTTGTGACTGTGTATGGCTATGCGTGAGGGAGAGTTCGAGCGCATCCTGACAGTGCTCGAAGAAGCCGACGCTGACAGCACACTGACGGCCCGCGAGATCTGTGACTTGCTGGAGGAACACGACGAGGCGGTCGGGAGCGCTCACCGCGTTGCGACAGTCCTGGGCCGTCGTGCCCAGTCCGGCGAGGTCGAGGTCATTCAGGGCCAGCCCTATCGGTATCGTGTTCCCGACCGCGACAACTGACCGGATTCAGCAACGCTACCGCTCGAATCCTCTCTTGGTACACATCTCTAAGAGTGTCTTCCGTGTGCCGCTCAGGTGTTACGATATTCGAAATTAGGCTTCGAGCTTCGCATCCTTTCGCCGGGCTTATTACGATGTATAGACTCCGCTCGTACAATGACAGCGGACGAGGACCGTACAATCCTGCTCATCGGCAGCGGCCCGATCAAGATCGGCCAGGCGGCCGAGTTCGACTACTCCGGCGCACAGGCGTGTCGCGCCCTCCAGGAAGAGGGTGCCCGCGTCGTGCTCGTGAACTCGAACCCGGCGACGATTATGACTGACCCGGAGATGGCGGACAAGGTGTATCTCGAACCCATCAACACTGAGGCCATCTCTGAGATCATCCGAAAAGAAAACCCCGACGGCGTCATCGCCGGTCTGGGCGGCCAGACCGGCCTGAACGTCACGGCCGAACTCGCCGAGGAGGGCGTCCTCGACGAGTACGACGTGGACGTGATGGGGACGCCACTGGACACTATCTACGCGACGGAGGACCGCGACCTGTTCAAACAGCGGATGGAGGACATCGGCGAGCCGGTGCCCCGCTCGACGACCATCACGCTCGACGAGGGCGAGTCGGTCACCGACCTAGACGAGGAGTCGCTGGTCGACCGCGTCGAAGCCGCCGTCGACGAGGTCGGCGGGCTCCCCGTAATCGCACGCACGACGTACACGCTGGGCGGGTCCGGCTCCGGCGTCGTCGACGAGATGGACGAACTCATCGAACGCGTCCGCAAGGGCCTGCGCCTCTCGCGTAACAACGAGGTCCTCATCACCGAGTCCATCTCGGGCTGGGTCGAACTCGAATACGAAGTGATGCGCGACGCCGACGACTCCTGTATCATCATCTGCAACATGGAGAACATCGACCCGATGGGCATCCACACCGGGGAGTCGACCGTCGTCACGCCCTCGCAGGTCATCCCCGACGAGGGCCACCAGGAGATGCGCGACTCCGCGCTGAAGGTCATCCGCGACCTCGGCATCCAGGGCGGCTGTAACATCCAGTTCGCCTGGCACGACGACGGCACGCCCGGCGGCGAGTACCGTGTCGTCGAGGTCAACCCCCGCGTCTCCCGCTCCTCGGCGCTGGCCTCGAAGGCGACCGGCTACCCCATCGCCCGCGTGACAGCGAAGGTCGCGCTCGGCAAACGGCTCCACGAAATCGAGAACGAGATTACCGGCGAGACGACCGCCGCCTTCGAGCCGGCCATCGACTACGTCGTGACGAAGGTGCCACGCTGGCCCATCGACAAGTTCCAGGACACCGAGTTCGAGCTTTCGACGGCGATGAAATCGACCGGCGAGGCGATGTCAATCGGGCGGACCTTCCCCGAGAGCCTGCTGAAGGCGCTTCGCTCCTCGGAGTACAATCCGGCCGCGGACTTCGACGAGATAGCCGACGCGGAACTGGAAACGGAGTACCTCGAGAAGCCGACGCCGGACCGCCCGTACGCGATGTTCGAGGCGTTCTGTCGCGGCTACACCGTCGAGGAAGTCGTCGACATCACCGACATCAAGGAGTGGTACGTCGAGCGGTTCAAGGAGGTCGCCGACGCCGCCGAGGCCGCCCGCGATGGTGACTACGAGACCGCTGCACAGGCCGGCTTCACCGACCAAGAGATAACCGCGCTGGCCGGCGGCGAGTTCAACGACACGCACGTCTCCTGGCTCCCGGCCGACCTTGACCAAGACGGCGGCGACGAGCCGGAAGTCGAGGCGGCGACCGACGGTAGCGGTGTGCAGATCGAGAACGTCGAGACGGACACGACCGACCGCGACTTCAAGCTCGTCGACACCTGCGCCGGCGAGTTCGAGGCGACGACGCCGTACTACTACTCGACGCGAGACCCGCTGTCGGGCATCGACCGCAACGAACTCCAGATAGACCCCGACCTAGAGAGCGTCGTCGTCGTCGGCGGCGGCCCCATCCGCATCGGGCAGGGCGTGGAGTTCGACTACTGCTCGGTCCACGCCGTCCGCGCGCTGGAGGAACTGGGCATCGACGCCCACGTCGTCAACAACAACCCCGAGACGGTCTCGACCGACTACGACACCTCCGACGGGCTGTTCTTCGAGCCGGTCACCGCCGAGGAGGTCGCCGACGTCATCGAGGCGACCAACGCCGACGGCGTGATGGTCCAGTTCGGCGGCCAGACCTCCGTCGACATCGGCCACCCGCTCGAACAGGAACTCAAGCGCCGCGACCTCGACTGTGAGATTATGGGCACGTCCGTCGACGCGATGGACCTCGCCGAGGACCGCGACCGCTTCAACAAACTGATGGACGAACTCGGCATCTCACAGGCCGAGGGCGGCTCCGCGACCTCCAAGGAGGAGGCGCTGGACCTGGCCCACGACATCGGCTACCCGGTCCTCGTGCGCCCGAGCTACGTGCTCGGCGGCCGCGCGATGGACGTTGTCTACAACGACGACGACCTCGAAACGTACATCGAGGAGGCCGTCCGCGTGAGCCCGGACAAGCCGATTCTCGTCGACGAGTTCCTCGCCGACGCCGTCGAACTGGACGTCGACGCTGTCGCCGACGAGGACGACATCCTCATCGGCGGCGTGATGGAACACGTCGAAACCGCCGGCGTCCACTCCGGGGACTCGGCCTGCATGATTCCGCCCCGCTCCCAGGAAATCAAGGACGTGATGCCCCGCATCCGCGAGGTCGTCGAGGACATCGCCGACGCGCTGGATACGGTCGGCCTGCTGAACGTCCAGCTGGCGGTGCGTGACGGCGAGGTGTTCGTCCTCGAAGCGAACCCGCGCTCCTCGCGCACTGTCCCGTTCATCTCCAAGACCGCCGGCGTCCCAATCGCCAAAATCGCCGCCAAGGTGATGTCCGGCGCGTCGCTGTCCGACCTTGACGTGCAGGAGCAGATTCCCGAGCAGGTCTCTGTCAAGGAGGTCGTCCTGCCGTTCGACCGCCTGCCGGGTTCGGACCCGCGTCTCGGCCCCGAGATGAAATCCACCGGCGAGGTCATGGGCACCGCCGGCTCCTTCGGCAAGGCCTACCAGAAGGCCCAGATGGCCGTCGGCAAGGCAATCCCGCTCGAAGGCACGGCCATCGTCGACCTGCCCATCCTCGGCTTCGAGGAGCACTTCGACGTGCGGGACTTCGACGACTACGAGGACACCGACGCCATCATCGACGCCATCCAGAGCGGCGAGGTCGACCTCGTCCTCTCCCG
Proteins encoded in this window:
- a CDS encoding protoporphyrinogen oxidase, yielding MIGVVGGGIAGLSAAYRLQQRGHEVRVFEASEDLGGLAATYETAGDHIEKFYHHLSKSEETIVELAEELGLGDAVEWHIGQNAYYVDGVVHPMDKPWEILTYPHLSLYDTFRLGMLVLDIDVRGGVPSFDTYERLEDFEDVPIEEFVVEHTTRGVYENFFEPLLDAKFGDRKDDVSAAWLLGRVKFRGERDILNGEILGYFDGGFGRLLDALVEAVGRENIETGTRVTAVDTGGGAVSSLTVSDGTGTTTHSVDDVVVAAMPNVLEDLTGYACDIDFQGTVCSVISMDESLLDTYWLNIADDAPFGALIEHTNFVSPERYGGEHLLYVARYIQNESEAIWQQSDDEVAETWLSGIESLFPEFDRDAVNWVRTARNPRTAPVYERGYLDMVIPYDLGDAVADGLYYAGMASRAQYPERSLNGGIVAGFECADRIADGSAATDAESPLSEARR
- a CDS encoding NADH oxidase, with the translated sequence MSTSHVIIGDGIAGASAAETIREADPDASVTVLTDEGEALYNRILIKEFAKGKLPEAPISIHEPEWYDERDIDLQLNTHVTDIDPDAHEIQTHEGDTYEYDKLLVATGGTPAQLPVENSDADGIHHFWTFQDARGIREHADEADQGIIVGAGLLGIDLAAVCAAQEIDAKYLMRGNRWWRYALSEDGAEIIHEALEENGVEPVFESGVDHFEVDDDGKVTGAVDPDGNHYDGEWAGVAIGLDFNTEFLNGTGLELDDGVVVDEYMQTNVEDIYAAGDLTQFYDTILDSQAQNGAWGSAKEQGSVAGTNMVADAEEKEFRWVSSYSITHFDFPFLSFGHPTRGDDEAERKYSDSEWRRLAFEDGQLIGGVLIGDLSQQSAFKQLIREERQVADKKELLLEKEVDLEEVKAQTPAPAE
- a CDS encoding carbamoyl phosphate synthase large subunit, translating into MTADEDRTILLIGSGPIKIGQAAEFDYSGAQACRALQEEGARVVLVNSNPATIMTDPEMADKVYLEPINTEAISEIIRKENPDGVIAGLGGQTGLNVTAELAEEGVLDEYDVDVMGTPLDTIYATEDRDLFKQRMEDIGEPVPRSTTITLDEGESVTDLDEESLVDRVEAAVDEVGGLPVIARTTYTLGGSGSGVVDEMDELIERVRKGLRLSRNNEVLITESISGWVELEYEVMRDADDSCIIICNMENIDPMGIHTGESTVVTPSQVIPDEGHQEMRDSALKVIRDLGIQGGCNIQFAWHDDGTPGGEYRVVEVNPRVSRSSALASKATGYPIARVTAKVALGKRLHEIENEITGETTAAFEPAIDYVVTKVPRWPIDKFQDTEFELSTAMKSTGEAMSIGRTFPESLLKALRSSEYNPAADFDEIADAELETEYLEKPTPDRPYAMFEAFCRGYTVEEVVDITDIKEWYVERFKEVADAAEAARDGDYETAAQAGFTDQEITALAGGEFNDTHVSWLPADLDQDGGDEPEVEAATDGSGVQIENVETDTTDRDFKLVDTCAGEFEATTPYYYSTRDPLSGIDRNELQIDPDLESVVVVGGGPIRIGQGVEFDYCSVHAVRALEELGIDAHVVNNNPETVSTDYDTSDGLFFEPVTAEEVADVIEATNADGVMVQFGGQTSVDIGHPLEQELKRRDLDCEIMGTSVDAMDLAEDRDRFNKLMDELGISQAEGGSATSKEEALDLAHDIGYPVLVRPSYVLGGRAMDVVYNDDDLETYIEEAVRVSPDKPILVDEFLADAVELDVDAVADEDDILIGGVMEHVETAGVHSGDSACMIPPRSQEIKDVMPRIREVVEDIADALDTVGLLNVQLAVRDGEVFVLEANPRSSRTVPFISKTAGVPIAKIAAKVMSGASLSDLDVQEQIPEQVSVKEVVLPFDRLPGSDPRLGPEMKSTGEVMGTAGSFGKAYQKAQMAVGKAIPLEGTAIVDLPILGFEEHFDVRDFDDYEDTDAIIDAIQSGEVDLVLSRDRDVLEACVEETVTYFSTHESAEAALEAINSADQPLAVQAIDERPKTQREWGAE